In the genome of Nitrospirota bacterium, the window CAGTCAGCAATCAGCAAAAGAGGAGAGGGGGAGATACTCCGAGCCCTTTACAAGCGACGAGATACCGTATTCTTTAGAGAATTGTATACGTTACCCTGAGGTGCTTTCCTCTTAATGATCTCGATGGGGCGGTATGAAAATCAGCTAAGGTGTCGCAGGCAAAGGGCTCGGAGTATCTCCCCCTCTCCTCGGTATATCATGATCTCATCCGCCGGCTGCGGAGAGGAAGCGGCGTGCATTCTCTTCGATGTTCCCCCGGAGGAGCCCTGACGAGACGGCGGCGCTGTCGCAGCCGGCCTCGAAGACGGTCTGTACGGTATCGGCCTTGATGCCCCCGATCGCGATGACCGGAATATGCAGAGCATGCTTTACCTGCCTGAGCGCCTCGACTCCCTGGAGGGTCACGACCTCTTTTGTCGTCGTGGGAAAGATGGAACCGAAGCCGACATAATCGGCGCCTCCCTGCTCGGCGCTCCGCGCTTCTTCGAGACTATGGGTCGAAATGCCGATGAGTCTGCTTCCCATGATCTTTCTCGCCTCGTGGAGAGGAAGGTCATCTTGTCCGAGGTGGACCCCGTCGGCGTCTACGGCAAGGGCGATATCGGCGTAATCGTTGATGACGAGACAGGCGTTGAACCGCCGCGTCAGCTCCCGCAGCCGCAGCGCCTCGTAAAAAAGCTCCCGCTTCGTTCTGCTCTTTTCCCGGTACTGGACAAAGCGGATGCCGGCGACGAGGAGCTGCAGAACGATTGTTT includes:
- the thiE gene encoding thiamine phosphate synthase, producing MPRAARSFAPPRICFITGTPDDGAPLETIVLQLLVAGIRFVQYREKSRTKRELFYEALRLRELTRRFNACLVINDYADIALAVDADGVHLGQDDLPLHEARKIMGSRLIGISTHSLEEARSAEQGGADYVGFGSIFPTTTKEVVTLQGVEALRQVKHALHIPVIAIGGIKADTVQTVFEAGCDSAAVSSGLLRGNIEENARRFLSAAGG